From Coffea arabica cultivar ET-39 chromosome 9c, Coffea Arabica ET-39 HiFi, whole genome shotgun sequence, one genomic window encodes:
- the LOC113708887 gene encoding pentatricopeptide repeat-containing protein At1g11630, mitochondrial-like translates to MALRLKLRSILLLQNHRRFSTSILNPNSNTPLTSKEKSRAALSLLRAEKNPERILDICRAASLTPESHLDRVAYSKAISKLRDLNYFNGIRSFVEESMARPDMKSERYISHFVVLYGQAGMVADARKTFEEMHEIGLDRTVKTLNALLFSCVLAKDYKEMKRIYMEYPKIYGIVPNLDTYNTVIKGFCESGDSSSCYSILAEMGRKGVKPNGTTFGTMIAGFYEEEKFEDVGKVLKMMKEEHSITPGTSIYSIRIQKLCKLKRCREAKALFESILSRGYKPNKVTYHHLIHGFCKEGDLEEAKGLFERMVKSGIKPEGECYFTLVYFLCRGEDFEAALKICKECLAKGWVPNFTTMKLLVEGLASISKVDEAKEIIGHLKKEFSAYADRWTEIEEGLAK, encoded by the coding sequence ATGGCCCTTCGCCTTAAGCTCCGATCAATCTTGCTGCTTCAAAACCACCGCCGTTTCTCAACCTCAATCCTAAATCCCAACTCAAATACCCCACTGACCAGCAAGGAAAAGTCTCGGGCGGCGCTCTCTCTCCTTCGGGCCGAGAAGAACCCAGAACGAATACTCGACATTTGCCGCGCTGCTTCGCTGACTCCGGAATCCCATCTCGACCGCGTCGCCTACTCCAAAGCCATTTCCAAGCTTAGGGACTTAAATTACTTCAATGGGATTCGGTCTTTTGTCGAGGAATCCATGGCCCGGCCCGATATGAAGTCCGAGAGATATATTTCCCATTTTGTTGTTCTGTATGGGCAGGCTGGCATGGTTGCTGATGCACGCAAGACGTTTGAGGAAATGCACGAGATCGGTCTCGATAGAACGGTAAAAACACTTAATgctttgctgttttcttgcgTTTTAGCCAAGGACTACAAGGAAATGAAGCGGATTTATATggaatatccaaaaatttatgGGATTGTCCCGAATTTAGATACTTACAATACTGTGATCAAAGGGTTTTGTGAGTCTGGTGATTCGAGTTCTTGTTACTCGATATTGGCTGAAATGGGTAGGAAAGGGGTTAAGCCGAATGGGACAACGTTTGGGACGATGATTGCGGGATTTTATGAGGAGGAGAAATTTGAGGATGTCGGTAAAGTGTTGAAGATGATGAAAGAAGAGCATAGCATAACTCCTGGGACTAGTATTTATAGCATTAGGATTCAGAAGCTGTGCAAGTTAAAGAGGTGTAGGGAGGCAAAAGCATTGTTTGAGAGCATCTTGTCGAGAGGCTATAAGCCGAATAAAGTAACTTATCATCACTTAATTCACGGGTTCTGTAAGGAGGGAGATTTGGAGGAGGCAAAAGGGTTGTTTGAGAGGATGGTGAagagtgggattaaacccgaagGCGAATGCTATTTCACTCTGGTTTACTTCCTGTGTAGAGGTGAGGACTTTGAGGCTGCACTAAAGATCTGTAAAGAGTGTCTTGCAAAGGGTTGGGTTCCAAATTTCACGACTATGAAGTTGCTTGTGGAGGGTCTGGCTAGCATTTCAAAGGTCGATGAAGCAAAGGAGATTATTGGGCACCTAAAAAAGGAGTTCTCAGCATATGCTGATCGGTGGACTGAGATTGAAGAAGGATTGGCAAAGTAG
- the LOC113708888 gene encoding probable serine/threonine-protein kinase PBL23, producing MRLLACCTMQRSTTMRKAPLKASKSSINDLKISKKYDDSDALSTIVRSVSLNTGPSKQRTVAEDILRYGHVKVAAEVFTFRELAAATDNFNSELLVGEGGFGRVYMGRLKKTDQVVAVKQLDRNGLQGNREFLAEVLTLSLVHHPNLVNLIGYCADGRQRILVYEYMRNGSLEDHLFDIPPHKKPLDWFTRMKIAKGAAQGLEYLHDTANPQIIYRDLKASNILLDDEFNPKLSDFGLAKLGPTGDKDHVSTRVMGTYGYCAPEYAMTGQLTTKSDIYSFGVVLLEIITGRRAIDNTRPTAEQNLISWAKPYFKDRRQFTFLADPLLEGDYPVKCLHQAVAVAAMCLQDEASTRPFIGDVVTALEYLAMSTDESFSDEEEAIDFQ from the exons ATGAGATTATTGGCCTGTTGCACAATGCAGCGCAGCACCACAATGAGGAAGGCACCTTTGAAAGCATCTAAGAGTTCTATCAACGACTTGAAGATCTCCAAGAAATATGATGACTCTGATGCATTGTCCACCATTGTCAGAAGTGTTTCTCTGAATACAG GCCCTAGTAAACAAAGAACAGTAGCTGAGGACATACTTCGTTATGGACATGTTAAAGTTGCAGCAGAGGTATTCACATTTCGCGAACTCGCAGCTGCAACAGACAATTTCAATTCTGAACTACTGGTGGGAGAAGGAGGATTTGGAAGGGTCTATATGGGACGCCTCAAGAAAACCGATCAa GTTGTTGCAGTCAAGCAACTTGACAGGAATGGACTTCAAGGAAATAGGGAGTTTCTAGCAGAAGTTCTGACACTAAGCCTTGTTCACCACCCAAACCTCGTAAATCTCATAGGGTATTGTGCTGATGGCCGCCAAAGAATTTTGGTCTACGAGTACATGCGTAATGGATCACTAGAAGATCACCTCTTTG ATATTCCTCCACATAAGAAGCCTCTAGATTGGTTTACTCGGATGAAAATAGCTAAAGGTGCAGCACAAGGACTCGAGTACTTGCACGACACAGCCAACCCACAAATCATCTATCGCGATCTAAAAGCATCTAACATCTTATTAGATGATGAGTTTAATCCTAAGCTCTCTGATTTTGGACTTGCTAAGTTAGGTCCAACAGGAGACAAAGATCATGTCTCCACCAGGGTAATGGGGACCTATGGCTACTGTGCTCCAGAGTATGCAATGACAGGCCAACTGACGACGAAATCTGACATCTATAGTTTTGGGGTGGTCTTGTTGGAGATCATCACAGGAAGGAGAGCTATCGATAATACAAGGCCTACAGCAGAGCAGAACCTGATTTCTTGG GCAAAACCTTATTTTAAAGATAGAAGACAATTTACATTCCTGGCTGACCCTTTGCTGGAAGGGGATTACCCTGTAAAGTGTCTTCATCAAGCTGTTGCTGTTGCGGCTATGTGCCTCCAAGATGAAGCTAGCACCAGGCCTTTCATTGGCGATGTTGTTACTGCTCTCGAGTATCTAGCCATGAGCACAGATGAAAGCTTCAGCGACGAAGAAGAAGCGATAGATTTTCAGTAG
- the LOC113709519 gene encoding CDP-diacylglycerol--glycerol-3-phosphate 3-phosphatidyltransferase 1, chloroplastic-like, with the protein MAFFRSILKALISQSTKSPLQNPNSVSSSARTFVSLCSSSQSYISHNSNSNIIKNPFFLRPHFLSPIPSSTFGPLFLSSPPWKLSQSATPLHLQCDVALLNLSPRVPYALNNIITYKLRFQDLNSKEKKYSEGFNGSKLDHTDSDALVKVTDSYLNLPNFISFGRLVSGPLLGWMITHEMYLSAFVGLGISGVTDWLDGYLARKMGINSVVGSYLDPLADKVLIGSVALGMVYKGLLHPGLVALVVLRDVALVGGAVYKRASSLQWQWKSWFDFFNLDGTCPEKVEPLLISKLNTVLQLVLVAAALLQPEFGSEETQSYITYLSWLVALTTVGSTAAYGIQHLKTGSKSMATSL; encoded by the exons ATGGCATTCTTCCGATCAATCCTTAAAGCCCTAATTTCCCAATCCACGAAATCCCCGcttcaaaaccctaattctgtTTCTTCTTCTGCTAGAACCTTCGTCTCCCTCTGCTCCAGTTCCCAGTCCTACATATCCCACAATTCCAATAGTAACATTATCAAAAACCCATTTTTTCTTCGGCcccattttctctctcctatccCTTCGTCCACTTTTGGCCCTCTATTTCTCTCGTCGCCCCCTTGGAAGCTATCTCAATCCGCCACTCCCCTTCACCTCCAATGCGACGTCGCCTTGCTCAATCTTTCACCCAGGGTCCCATATGCCCTGAATAACATTATTACGTACAAACTACGGTTTCAGGATTTAAACAGCAAGGAGAAGAAATATAGTGAGGGATTTAATGGGTCCAAGCTTGATCATACTGATTCTGATGCTCTGGTCAAAGTTACTGATAGCTATTTGAATCTTCCCAATTTTATTTCTTTCGGTCGATTAGTCTCCGGCCCACTGCTTGGATG GATGATCACCCATGAAATGTATCTTTCAGCATTTGTTGGTCTAGGTATCTCTGGTGTGACTGATTGG CTAGATGGTTACTTGGCCAGGAAGATGGGAATCAATTCTGTGGTGGGTTCCTACCTTGATCCTCTTGCTGACAAG GTACTAATTGGATCTGTTGCTTTGGGCATGGTTTATAAAGGTCTTCTGCACC CCGGACTTGTTGCGCTTGTTGTGTTGCGTGATGTTGCCCTTGTTGGCGGGGCAGTCTATAAAAGAGCTAGCAGTTTGCAATGGCAG TGGAAGAGTTGGTTTGATTTCTTCAACCTTGATGGGACTTGCCCTGAGAAAGTTGAACCTCTCTTGATAAGCAAG TTGAACACAGTTCTCCAATTGGTCCTAGTTGCTGCAGCTCTTCTGCAACCAGAATTTGGTAGCGAGGAAACACAGTCATACATTACATATCTGAG TTGGTTGGTTGCTCTAACAACTGTCGGTTCAACAGCCGCATATGGAATACAACACCTAAAGACCGGGTCCAAGTCAATGGCAACTTCGTTGTAG